A stretch of the Takifugu flavidus isolate HTHZ2018 chromosome 1, ASM371156v2, whole genome shotgun sequence genome encodes the following:
- the srsf2a gene encoding serine and arginine rich splicing factor 2a — translation MSYGRPPPDVEGMTSLKVDNLTYRTSPETLRRVFEKYGRVGDVYIPRDRYTKESRGFAFVRFLDKRDAEDAMDAMDGALLDGRELRVQMARYGRPPDSMYSRRSAPPRRYGGYGRRSRSRSASPRRRRRSRSRSRSRSRSRSRHRSSRSRSYSRSKSRSKSRSKSRSKSRTPRRSKSKSASRSRSRSRSKSKSKSRSRTPHSSRGGSKSRSRSKSKSRPKSPEDNGIEG, via the exons ATGAGCTACGGGAGGCCGCCGCCAGACGTGGAGGGGATGACCTCCCTGAAAGTGGACAACCTTACGTATCGAACTTCTCCGGAGACTCTACGGCGAGTCTTTGAGAAGTACGGTCGTGTGGGAGATGTGTATATACCCAGGGATAGATACACCAAAGAGAGTCGCGGTTTCGCCTTTGTGCGGTTCCTCGACAAGCGCGACGCGGAGGACGCCATGGATGCAATGGACGGTGCCTTGCTCGACGGGCGGGAGCTTCGGGTGCAAATGGCTCGCTACGGCCGACCCCCGGACTCCATGTACAGCCGGAGAAGTGCTCCGCCACGCAGATACGGGGGCTATGGACGCAGAAGCCGAAG CCGCTCCGCCAGCCCACGGCGCCGCAGACGCAGCCGCTCCAGGAGCCGAAGCCGGTCCCGATCCAGGAGCCGTCATCGTTCCAGCCGTTCCAGGTCCTATTCCAGGTCCAAGTCCAGATCCAAGTCGAGGTCAAAGTCCAGATCAAAGTCCAGGACCCCCAGGAGGAGCAAGTCGAAGTCCGCTTCCAGGTCTCGGTCCCGTTCCAGGTCCAAGTCCAAATCCAAGTCGAGGAGCCGAACCCCCCATTCCAGCAGAGGAGGGTCCAAATCAAGGTCTCGATCCAAGTCCAAGAGTAGGCCTAAATCCCCAGAAGACAACGGAATAGAGGGTTAA